The Pseudomonas sp. B21-023 genomic interval GGCCTGGGTGTCGATGTTGTCGAGCGAGCTTTCCACCAGCTCGAAGCCTTCCAGATAGGCCGCCACCGACAAATCATAAGCTTGATCGTGGTCGCCGGCGCGGTAGGCCGCCAGGCTCTTGTCCAGGGTGCTGGAGGTGTACTCGAGCAGTTGCGCCGGGCCACGCTTGACCTGCGGCGGTTGCGCCCGCTGGGCGCGGAACGCGGCCACGGCGTTTGCGCCTTCACTGGCGGCAACTTCGGCCGGGGTCTGCCGGGCCAGATCGGCGAGGTTCCAGGTCTTGTCGCTCTTGGCCGCCTGCGGATCGGCGGTGAAGCTGGCGATATAGGCCGCCACGTCCCAGCGCTGGCGCTCGTCGAGCTGGTCGGCGAACGAGGGCATCTCGGTGCCCTCGATGCCCAGCCCGAGGGTGTTGTACAGGTCGAACAGGCTGAGCTGGTCGAGGCGCGCGGCATCGCGCAGGTTGGCCGGCGCAGGCTCCAGGCCGACGCCGGCCGGGCCATCGCCCAGGCCGGTATCACCGTGGCAGATCGAGCAATTCTGGGCATACAGAGATGCGCCGCGGGCCGGGTCCGGGGTGATCACCGGTGCCTGGCTGACCTCGTAGGCCACGGCCAGGCGTGCACCCAGCTGGCGGGCCTGGCGAGCAACACCGGCGCCATCCTGTCGCTGGTCGATGGCCTGGCGCAGGCTCTGGACACCCTGCTCCAGGGCGCCGCGTTCGGCATGCTCGGGCAGCCCCTTGACCAGCTCGGCCAGCACGCCGCTGAACTCCTGTTGCTCGCGGTATTCCCCGTCGTCCACCACCTTGCCGTCGCGCACGGTTGGCGGGTAGTCGGCACCGATGTAGTCCAGCAGATGCAACGCCTTGGTCGCCTCGGCCGGTGCTTCGGCCAGCGTCGGGGTGCTGCACAGCGCCAGTACCGGGCCAAGCAACAGGGCAGGCAGCCAGGCAAGCAGACGGGAACGGGAAATCATGGCCAATCTCGACGGAAATACGAAAGAGAACATTGTTCACTTCCACTCCCCCCCCGCTCAAGGCTCAACCGCATATTTCATGAAAAATCTTGCGACAAATTGACCGGTCGACAGCCTGGCAAGCGGTTTTCCGACTGATGGCACGCCTGCAGAAAATGCGAAGCAATTCGCCATCACGTAGCTACTACTTTGGGTATAATCCCGCGCCGCCGTAATAGCCATTAGCAATCAAGGCGCCTCCATCGAGAGGTTCTGGCGATAAAACAGAGGGATCTGCCGCCCCCGCCCACGCGGCCAACCGTTTCAGGGAAAGAAGAAGTCCGATGGTATCCCGCGCCCTCACCCTGGCGACCCTGGTCGCCGCCGTGCAGCTCACCGGCTGCTCGGTGTTCCGCAGCTACGACAGCGAACTGCAGGAGACCAACAAGCAGTTGGCCGCCGGCAATGTCGACGCCGCCCTCGCCCTGCTGGAAAGCAACAACAAGGGCGACAAGAAAGACCTGCTCTACTACTTCGAGAAAGGCGAGCTGCTGCGCTCCAAGGGCGACCTCAAGGGCAGCCAGGACGCCTGGCGCGCCGCCGACAGCGTGGTGTTCCAGTGGGAGGAGTCGGTCAAGTTCGACACCGACAAGTACCTGAGCCAGTTCGGCAGCTACCTGGTCAACGACAAGGTCCGCCGCTACGAAGGCTACGACTACGAAAAAGTCATGCTGACCACGCAGATGGCCCTGAACCTGCTGGCGCAGAACGATTTCGACGGCGCCCGCACCGAGATCAAGAAGACCCACGAGCGCGAAGCGATCATCGCCGAGCTGCGCGACAAGGAATACCTCAAGCGCGAGGAAGAGGCAGAGAAGGAAGGCATCAAGACCGAATACAAGGACCTGCAGGGTTACCCGGTCGCCAGCCTCGACGCCCCTGAGGTGGTCGGCCTGAAGAACAGCTACCAGAGCGCCTTCAGCCATTACCTCTCCGGCTTTGTCTACGAGGCTCTCGGCGAGAAAGGCCTGGCCGCGCCGGGCTACCGCAAGGCCGCCGAGCTGCGCCCGAACACAGCGCTGCTGGACCAGGCATTGCTGGCGCTGGACAAGAGCAGCGCCAAAGCCGGTGAAAGCGACGTGCTGATCGTGGTGCAGACCGGCCTGGCCCCGGCCCGCGATTCGATCCGTATCCCGCTGCCACTGCCGATCCAGGACAACCTGGTGATCACCCCGCTGTCGTTCCCGATCATCAAGGAAGACACCTCCACCGCGCACCTGAGCGAGATCCAGCTCAACGACAAGGCCCTGGCCCTGACCGCGCTCAACAGCACCACCGCCATGTCGCGCCGCGCCCTGCGCGACGACATGCCGGGCATCATCCTGCGCACCAGCGTGCGCGCCATCAGCCGTGGCGTGGCACAGAAGAACCTGAACCAGTCCAACCCGATGGCCGGGCTGGTGGTGGGAATCGCCTCCACCGTGCTGGAGGGTGCCGATACCCGCACCTGGCGCACCCTGCCCGACGAAACCCAGGTGGCCCGTGTACGCCTCAAACAGGGCGAACACCACCTGAGCCTGCCGTCGAGCCTCGGCGGCACCCAAGTCACGGTGAAAGTCGATCGCCCCTACCAGGTGGTCAGCCTGCGCGTGGTCGGCAACCGCGTGTTCGCTGGCGGCCCGTCCGTCGAAGTCGCCCCGCAGGCCGCAGCCACCGCTGTCGCCAGCCTCAAGTAACCCAAGGATCGAACATGCGCAAAACATGCCTCGCCCTGGCCGCCGTCGCCCTCCTGGCCGGCTGCGCCACTCCACCCCCTGCCCCCGGCAGCGCCGCCAGCAAGGTGGTGACCATGGGCCAGCTGGATGACATCGAGATCGGCCAGATGCGCGTCGCCCGCGAAAACGGCTACCTCACCGTCAACGTGGCTTTGACCAACAGCAGCCGCAGCAACCAGACCCTGTTCTACCGCTTCGCCTGGCTAGGCAGCGATGGTTTCCCGGTGGCCGATGAAGAGAGCTGGAAAGCCCTGCCGCTGTACGGCAAGCAGGCCAAGTTCCTGCCCGCCATCGCACCGACCCCCGCAGCCCGCGACTTCCGCCTCGAAGTCCACACCCGGTAACCCCTTTCAGGAGCACATTCGATGTTTGCACGCCTTTCCCTCGCCGCCCTCGCCATTGCCCTGGTCAGCGGCTGCAGCACCCCTTCGCCGGTTCTCGGCGGCAAGAACATCAGCTACGGCGACAGCAAGGCTGTCGAGCTGGTCACCAACGAGTTCGGCTCCACCGACCTGCAGATGATCGCCGAGAGCATGACCCGCTCGCTGGCCCAGTCCGGCGTGCTGCACGGCCGCCCGGTGGTGCAGGTGTACGACGTCAAGAACAAGACCAGCGAGTACATCGATACCCGCGAGATCACCACCTCGATCAAGACCCAGCTGATGAAGTCCGGCGCCGCCCGCTTCGCCAGCGACAACACCGACATGCAGAGCCAGGTCGACCAGCTCAAGCTGCAGAACCAGAGCGGCCTGTACAAGAAGAAGACCGTGGCCAAGACCGGCAACATGATCGCCGCCAAGTACCGCCTGGAAGGCTCCATCAGCTCGATCGTCAAGCGCAGCAGCGACTACAAGGACGTGTTCTACAAGTTCAGCCTGCAGCTGATCGACGTGGAAAGCGGCCTGGCCGAGTGGATGGACGAAAAAGAAATCCGCAAGACCACGGAGCGCTGATCGATGCGTGCATGGATGGCAATCATTGGCCTGGCCTGCGCCTTCGGCGCGCAGGCGGCCCCCAAGGTGGCGGTGACCGACC includes:
- a CDS encoding cytochrome c/FTR1 family iron permease, whose product is MFSFVFPSRLAMISRSRLLAWLPALLLGPVLALCSTPTLAEAPAEATKALHLLDYIGADYPPTVRDGKVVDDGEYREQQEFSGVLAELVKGLPEHAERGALEQGVQSLRQAIDQRQDGAGVARQARQLGARLAVAYEVSQAPVITPDPARGASLYAQNCSICHGDTGLGDGPAGVGLEPAPANLRDAARLDQLSLFDLYNTLGLGIEGTEMPSFADQLDERQRWDVAAYIASFTADPQAAKSDKTWNLADLARQTPAEVAASEGANAVAAFRAQRAQPPQVKRGPAQLLEYTSSTLDKSLAAYRAGDHDQAYDLSVAAYLEGFELVESSLDNIDTQARKDTEKSLMAYRQSLQDGLPVAQADQRLAEAKVKLEQASKLLGSDGLSWSLSYISGLLILLREGLEAILVLAAILAFLRNTGQQSAVRSVNVGWALALVAGFATWALAAYVIDVGGAQRELLEGCTALFAAVMVLWLGVWMHDRRHAAAWQDYIKSSLVSGGGRFGFAVLAFFSVYRELFEVILFYETLWLQAGPAGHQAVLAGGATALVLLVGLAWVILRGSAKLPLSLFFSINAALLCALSVVFAGHGVKALQEAGVLGTRPVAFFEFDWLGIHADLYSLSAQAVALLAIVFLYGRSRLAEKRRAAAS
- a CDS encoding YcfL family protein, which gives rise to MRKTCLALAAVALLAGCATPPPAPGSAASKVVTMGQLDDIEIGQMRVARENGYLTVNVALTNSSRSNQTLFYRFAWLGSDGFPVADEESWKALPLYGKQAKFLPAIAPTPAARDFRLEVHTR
- the lpoB gene encoding penicillin-binding protein activator LpoB — protein: MFARLSLAALAIALVSGCSTPSPVLGGKNISYGDSKAVELVTNEFGSTDLQMIAESMTRSLAQSGVLHGRPVVQVYDVKNKTSEYIDTREITTSIKTQLMKSGAARFASDNTDMQSQVDQLKLQNQSGLYKKKTVAKTGNMIAAKYRLEGSISSIVKRSSDYKDVFYKFSLQLIDVESGLAEWMDEKEIRKTTER
- a CDS encoding COG3014 family protein; this translates as MVSRALTLATLVAAVQLTGCSVFRSYDSELQETNKQLAAGNVDAALALLESNNKGDKKDLLYYFEKGELLRSKGDLKGSQDAWRAADSVVFQWEESVKFDTDKYLSQFGSYLVNDKVRRYEGYDYEKVMLTTQMALNLLAQNDFDGARTEIKKTHEREAIIAELRDKEYLKREEEAEKEGIKTEYKDLQGYPVASLDAPEVVGLKNSYQSAFSHYLSGFVYEALGEKGLAAPGYRKAAELRPNTALLDQALLALDKSSAKAGESDVLIVVQTGLAPARDSIRIPLPLPIQDNLVITPLSFPIIKEDTSTAHLSEIQLNDKALALTALNSTTAMSRRALRDDMPGIILRTSVRAISRGVAQKNLNQSNPMAGLVVGIASTVLEGADTRTWRTLPDETQVARVRLKQGEHHLSLPSSLGGTQVTVKVDRPYQVVSLRVVGNRVFAGGPSVEVAPQAAATAVASLK